ATGGTCACAATTATCCGATGGAACAAAAAGGCTATTTTTTATAATTACAGAAATTACAGAAAAAGACAGCGGGTTAATCCTGATAGAAGAACCTGAGCTCGGTATTCATCCGCATCAGTTTGACTTGTTAATGCAATTTATCAAAGAACAGTCGTCACATAAACAAATCATATTATCCACTCACTCTCCAAAAGCTCTCGACCACCTGGGACAAAATGAACTGGATCAAATACTTATTGCTGTTTACGATCGTGAAAAAGGGACACAATTAAACCACCTCACACCTGAGCAGATACAAAAAGCAATAACCTACATGAATGAAGTAGGTTATTTAAGTGATTACTGGTTACTCTCAGATCTGGAAGAATGATTAAAGTAGGACTTGTAGGCGAAGACCCGAATGACACATCTTCTTTGAAGATATTACTGAATAAAAAATATAGTGGCCATGTACATTTCCAACCATTATTGAAACGCATCAAAGGCCACCAGCTGGATAGCGTAAAAACGAAAAGAGCTGTTGGATTAGAAATGTCCGAGCATAAATGCAATTTCATTCTGTTCATTCGTGATCTGGACGGTTTACATACTCAAAAAGACTTGATAAAAGCTAAAAATGATTGGTTCTCCTCTCTAGATCAGGTGTGTGGAAATCAGAATATCTTTCTCTTAAATATATGGGAACTGGAGGCAATGATTTTTGGAGATATCGAAACATTTAACAAAAAATATGGGACTGTAATCAAAGCAGATAAAAACCCCATGATGATTTCAAACCCTAAAGAAGAATTAAAGAGAGCTACTTTCAAAGGACGCAAACGATTTGAAGAATCTCACTGTCCGGAAATCTTCGAAGCCCTTAATTTTGATCTTGTCGTAAAGAGATGCGATTTTTTCGGAGACTTCATATCACAATTTGATGAAAAACTGAAAATTAAATCAAAATAATCAGCTACTTAGGTTAAAAAATGAATATATTATCAGTAAAGCCTTTCATTCAATACTCAAAATACTATTTTTGACAAAAAACCAATGATATGGATTCAGCTAAACAGCCAGCCTGAATACCAATATAAACAATAAACACTAATGAAGACCGGCGAAGCCAGCTTGAATACCATTAAATAACAATAAGTAACTAATGAAAACCGGCGAAGCCAGCTTGAATACCATTAAATAACAATAAGTAACTAATGAAAACCGGCGAAGCCAGCTTGAATACCATTAAATAACAATAAGTAACTAATGAAAAAACGTATAGCAATCTTTGCCTCCGGTTCGGGTTCCAATGCCCAGAAAATCATGGAACTGTTTAAACACAGTCCCGAAGTAGAAATTGCGCTGGTATTAACCAATAATCCTGATGCATACGTTTTACAGCGTGCAGATAATTTTGAAATTCCTTCACATATTTTTGACAGAAAAGAATTCTACCAGACAGACTCAATTATTGATCTGTTAAAAAACCTGGACATAGACCTGATTGTTCTTGCAGGTTTCCTCTGGCTTATCCCTCAAAATCTGATTGCGGAATATCCCGGCCGTATTATCAATATTCATCCTGCTATATTACCTAAATTTGGCGGTAAGGGGATGTATGGCGATCATGTACATAAAGCAGTACTGGCTGCAGGTGAGAGTGAAGGCGGTATCACTATTCATTATGTAAATGAAAATTATGATGAAGGGGAATATATCTATCAGGCCAAATATAAAATTGATAAAGATGACAATTTGGAAATGGTAAAATTCAAGGGGCAACAGCTTGAACACCAGCATTATCCAAGAATCGTCGAGAGTATTTTAAAAAAGATAAAAAAATAAGGTGTTTTTTATCATTTCTCTCTAAAATTTATCGCTTAAAAATCATAATTTTGCGGCTCAAAAATCACACCCAATGAGTCAACAAATAAAGATCAAAAACGCTTTAATCTCAGTATATTACAAAGATGGCCTGGAACCACTTGTTCGCTTGCTTGCACAGCAAGGTGTTCAATTGTTTTCTACAGGTGGAACAGAACAGTTCATTAAAGACTTGAATTTACCTGTTACAGCTGTTGAAGATCTGACAGGTTACCCGTCAATTTTAGGCGGTAGGGTTAAAACTTTGCATCCAAAAGTTTTTGGAGGTATCTTAAACCGCAGAAACCTGAATGAAGACAAGGCCCAGATTGCGGAATATGAAATTCCTGAAATCGACCTGGTTATCGTTGATTTATATCCTTTTGAAGAAACACTTAAAGCTGGTGGTTCTGAAGCAGAAATCATTGAAAAAATTGACATTGGCGGTATTTCCCTGATCAGAGCTGCTGCAAAAAACTTTAATGATGTAGTAATTCTGGCCTCAAAGGATGATTACGCTACCTTACAACAACAATTAGAAGAACAAAACGGAGAAACTACTTTAGCACAGCGTAAAGCTTATGCTAAAAAAGCATTTCATACTTCTTCTCACTACGATACTGCGATCTTCAATTATTTCAATACGGAAGAGCCGCTTACTTTATTTAAACAAAGCATTAATACCGCTAAAACTTTACGTTACGGAGAAAACCCGCATCAGCAAGGTGTTTTTTACGGTGATCTTGATGAAATGTTCACCAAATTAAACGGAAAAGAACTTTCTTACAATAACCTGGTTGATGTTGATGCGGCAGTAAGTCTGATTGATGAATTCACTGAACCTACTTTCGCTATCTTAAAGCACACCAATGCCTGCGGTATTGCTTCGAGAGAAACAATCGGACAAGCATGGGATGATGCGCTGGCCTGTGATCCTGTATCTGCTTTTGGTGGTGTACTGATCGCAAACCGCGAAATTGACCTGGCTACAGCTACAGAAATTAATAAATTATTCTTTGAGGTTTTAATTGCCCCTTCTTATCAGCCTGAAGCAGTGGAACTGTTCAGAGCAAAAAAGAACAGAGTAATTCTGCAGCGTAATGCTGTTGAATTAGGTAAAAAACAATTCAAGACTTTATTGAATGGCGTAATTGAGCAAGACAAGGATTTAATCGTTGAAGGACCTGATCAAATGGTTACTGTAACTGAAAAATCACCATCAGCCGACGAGCTTAAAGATCTTTTCTTTGCAAATAAAATTGTAAAACATACTAAATCGAACACAATTGTGTTTGTAAAGAACAACACTTTACTGGCGAGTGGTGTTGGGCAGACTTCAAGAGTTGATGCTTTGAAACAGGCAATTGTAAAAGCGGATGCTTTTAATTTTAGCTTAATCGGATCGGTAATGGCCTCAGACGCCTTTTTCCCTTTCCCTGACTGTGTTGAAATTGCAGCCGGAGCAGGCATTACAGCTGTTTTGCAGCCGGGTGGTTCAATTAAAGATGCTGATTCCATTAACATGGCAAACGAAAAAGGTATTGCAATGGTAACCACTGGTATCAGACATTTTAAGCACTAATTTTTTATCTGCGAATAAAATAAAAAGACGTAGTTTTACATTAAATAGTATACAGATTTTTTAATAATAACTTATCACCTATAAATGGGTTTATTTAACTGGTTCACACAAGAGGTTGCCATCGATTTAGGCACCGCCAACACCCTGATAATACACAATGATAAAGTGGTTGTTGATGAGCCTTCAATAGTTGCTTTTGACAGACAAACAAATAAAATTATCGCAATAGGCCGTCAGGCGATGCAGATGGAGGGTAAAACCCACGATAACATCCGTACCGTAAGACCATTAAAGGATGGTGTTATCGCCGACTTTAATGCCGCAGAAGCTATGATCAAAGGAATGATCCGTATGCTGAATGGTGGAAAAGGCTGGATGTTTCCTTCTTTAAGAATGGTAATCTGTATTCCTTCAGGAATTACTGAGGTAGAGAAACGTGCGGTAAGAGATTCAGCTGAAATTGCAGGCGCCAAAGAGGTTTATTTAATACACGAGCCAATGGCTGCTGCGGTAGGTATAGGTATTGACGTAGAAGAACCAATGGGAAATATGATTATCGATATTGGTGGTGGTACTACTGAAATTGCTGTAATTGCACTATCAGGTATCGTCTGCGATCAGTCTATCCGCGTTGCGGGAGATAACTTCGACTCGGATATCGTCAATTATATCCGTCGTCAGCATAATATTATGATTGGTGACCGTACAGCAGAAAAAATCAAGATTGAAGTTGGTGCTGCTTTACCGGAACTATCAGATCCGCCAGCTGATTTCGCAGTACAGGGAAGAGATCTGATGACAGGTGTACCTAAACAGATTACGGTTTCCTATACTGAAATTGCACACTGTCTTGACAAGTCTATCTCTAAAATTGAAGAAGCAATTCTGAAAGCATTAGAGATTACTCCTCCGGAACTTTCTGCTGATATTTATCAGACTGGTATTTATCTTACCGGTGGTGGTGCACTATTGCGCGGACTGGACAAACGTGTGGCAGCTAAAACCAAACTTCCTGTACACGTGGCAGAAGATCCTTTACGTGCGGTTGTTCGTGGTACAGGTATTGCCCTGAAAAATATCGGTGGCTATAAGTTTTTAATGCAATAAATTAATCATTACATACAGCATAAAAATGTGAGCAGCTTCAAAACTGCTCACATTTTATCATTAAAATAAAGATGAGGGCTGTATTTCAATACAGAATGAAGAAATATGCGTAACCTTTGGATTTTCATTAACAGATACAACGCATTTTTCCTGTTTGTCATTTTTTTTACCATTGGTATCATCCTGACTGTTAAAAATAATGCTTACCAAAGGAGTGTGACCCTAAACTCAACAAATGAGGTTGTAGGGCATGCCTATGAAAAATTAAATGTATTTAAAAGATACATGAATCTGGGTACAGTAAATGACAGTCTTGCACTGGAAAATGCAAAATTGAATACTGCCCTTTTAGCGCTAAAAAATATTGACAGCGCTAAAAACACCGTGGTTAAAGATACTGCCACACATGTTCAGTACACCTATCTGGCAGCCAGAGTAATCAAAAACTCTATCACGCTCAGAAATAATATTATCACCATAAATAAAGGAGCCCTGGATGGTATAGAAAGCGGTATGGCCGTCATCTCTGCCGGCAGAGGTGTAGTGGGCATTATTCGTGATGTTTCCCCTCACCTGGCCACTATAGAGTCCCTGTTAAATAAAGATGCCAAAATCAGTGTAAGCATCAAATCAACAAAAGCACTGGGCTCACTGGTATGGGGAGACAGGAATTCAGATTACAGAACTGCTTTTATCAAAGATGTTCCCAACCATTTCAAAGTAAAATTAAAGGATACGGTCATCACCTCAGGTTTTGGATCATTCCCTCCTGGAATACAGGTAGGAACAATCAGTAACAGAGGGATCTCAACAGGAGATAATTTCCTGACTATCCAGATTAATCTTTTCAATGATTTCAGTACTTTACAGTATGTTTATGTAATCAAGGATAAATTTTCAGAAGAAGAAAAAGCGCTAGAATCAAAATTGCCGAATGAACAGTAGAATCATATTAATCAATATCTTAAGGTGGTTTATTCTGCTTTCTATACAAATTCTTTTGTTAAGGAATTTCAGTTTTTATGATCTGGCAACTCCTTTCACTTATATTCTGTTTTTACTGCTGCTGCCATTCAGCACACCCAATCCTGTTTTATATTTGATCGCCTTTGGTACAGGACTGACGCTGGATGCCTTTTATGATACCTTAGGTGTACAT
This portion of the Pedobacter lusitanus genome encodes:
- a CDS encoding DUF4276 family protein, whose protein sequence is MIKVGLVGEDPNDTSSLKILLNKKYSGHVHFQPLLKRIKGHQLDSVKTKRAVGLEMSEHKCNFILFIRDLDGLHTQKDLIKAKNDWFSSLDQVCGNQNIFLLNIWELEAMIFGDIETFNKKYGTVIKADKNPMMISNPKEELKRATFKGRKRFEESHCPEIFEALNFDLVVKRCDFFGDFISQFDEKLKIKSK
- the purH gene encoding bifunctional phosphoribosylaminoimidazolecarboxamide formyltransferase/IMP cyclohydrolase, with the translated sequence MSQQIKIKNALISVYYKDGLEPLVRLLAQQGVQLFSTGGTEQFIKDLNLPVTAVEDLTGYPSILGGRVKTLHPKVFGGILNRRNLNEDKAQIAEYEIPEIDLVIVDLYPFEETLKAGGSEAEIIEKIDIGGISLIRAAAKNFNDVVILASKDDYATLQQQLEEQNGETTLAQRKAYAKKAFHTSSHYDTAIFNYFNTEEPLTLFKQSINTAKTLRYGENPHQQGVFYGDLDEMFTKLNGKELSYNNLVDVDAAVSLIDEFTEPTFAILKHTNACGIASRETIGQAWDDALACDPVSAFGGVLIANREIDLATATEINKLFFEVLIAPSYQPEAVELFRAKKNRVILQRNAVELGKKQFKTLLNGVIEQDKDLIVEGPDQMVTVTEKSPSADELKDLFFANKIVKHTKSNTIVFVKNNTLLASGVGQTSRVDALKQAIVKADAFNFSLIGSVMASDAFFPFPDCVEIAAGAGITAVLQPGGSIKDADSINMANEKGIAMVTTGIRHFKH
- a CDS encoding rod shape-determining protein, coding for MGLFNWFTQEVAIDLGTANTLIIHNDKVVVDEPSIVAFDRQTNKIIAIGRQAMQMEGKTHDNIRTVRPLKDGVIADFNAAEAMIKGMIRMLNGGKGWMFPSLRMVICIPSGITEVEKRAVRDSAEIAGAKEVYLIHEPMAAAVGIGIDVEEPMGNMIIDIGGGTTEIAVIALSGIVCDQSIRVAGDNFDSDIVNYIRRQHNIMIGDRTAEKIKIEVGAALPELSDPPADFAVQGRDLMTGVPKQITVSYTEIAHCLDKSISKIEEAILKALEITPPELSADIYQTGIYLTGGGALLRGLDKRVAAKTKLPVHVAEDPLRAVVRGTGIALKNIGGYKFLMQ
- the mreC gene encoding rod shape-determining protein MreC, with translation MRNLWIFINRYNAFFLFVIFFTIGIILTVKNNAYQRSVTLNSTNEVVGHAYEKLNVFKRYMNLGTVNDSLALENAKLNTALLALKNIDSAKNTVVKDTATHVQYTYLAARVIKNSITLRNNIITINKGALDGIESGMAVISAGRGVVGIIRDVSPHLATIESLLNKDAKISVSIKSTKALGSLVWGDRNSDYRTAFIKDVPNHFKVKLKDTVITSGFGSFPPGIQVGTISNRGISTGDNFLTIQINLFNDFSTLQYVYVIKDKFSEEEKALESKLPNEQ
- the purN gene encoding phosphoribosylglycinamide formyltransferase is translated as MKKRIAIFASGSGSNAQKIMELFKHSPEVEIALVLTNNPDAYVLQRADNFEIPSHIFDRKEFYQTDSIIDLLKNLDIDLIVLAGFLWLIPQNLIAEYPGRIINIHPAILPKFGGKGMYGDHVHKAVLAAGESEGGITIHYVNENYDEGEYIYQAKYKIDKDDNLEMVKFKGQQLEHQHYPRIVESILKKIKK